The region AGGACAGCACGGCAGTGGACGTCAGCGGGGACATCGTCGTCGGTCAGGCCGACGGCCCGGACCTCGCCGGTCACGGCTATGTCGTGGACCTCGCCGCGCCGGGTCGCCCCATGCGGGACCTCGGCACCTTCGGCGGTGCCGAGAGCGCGGCCACCGCGGTCTCGGGCGATGTCGTGGTCGGCTGGGCGGAGGCGACTGGCGGCGAGCGCCAGGCCTTCGCCGTGCGCCCCTCGGCCCCGACCCCGATCACCCCGATCGGCACGCTCGGCGGTCCCACCTCCGAGGCTACCGACGTCGATGGTGAGGTCGTCGTCGGCACGTCGACCCGGCCCGACGGGTCCGTCGGCATCTGGTGGACCGACCTGCGCACGGTGCCCTACGTCCTGCACGACCTCGGCACCCCGGCCACCGGCTCCCCGGCCCCTCGGGTCGTCGAGGGCCGGGTCGTCGGCACCCGTCGGACGGCCGTCGGAGACCGGGGGTTCGTCCTCGACGTCGCCAGCGGGGTCGTCGTCGAGCTCGACCCGCAGCCGGGACTCACCCGCAGCGAGGCGGTCGACCTCGCCGGCGCCACGGTCGTCGGCACCTCGTCCGGCGTCCCGGGCAGCACGGACGCCCGGGCGACGGCCTGGACGCTCACGACCGTCGGGGACGCGTCCTTCCGGTTGGCCCGGAGGACCACGAAGGCGTCGGAGGGCATGATGGCGCGGATCAGGGTGGTGCGCTCGGGTGACGTGCGCCAGCCGGTCGAGGTCCGCTACCGCGTGGAGGGGACCGGCAGGGGAGCCACCCGAGGCAAGGACTTCCGGGGCGGTCGGGGCGCGGTCCGCTTCGCAGCCGGCCAGACCGAGGGATGGATCACGATCAGGATCCGCGACGACAAGCTCTCCGAGAAGAAGGAGAAGGCCCGCGTCACGCTGGTCGAGCCGTCACCGGGGACGTCGCTGGTCGGGCGGAGCAAGGCGTGGCTGGTGATCCGGGCCAGCGACCGCAGGCCCGGCAG is a window of Nocardioides oleivorans DNA encoding:
- a CDS encoding Calx-beta domain-containing protein; this encodes MGRTWIGMSVVLVSSLVAGGVVSSPGAAVADSPLAVPRDLGTGVGTSSRTVALAGRVVVGTTLGPTPGDMWLSQYDLDEPAASMRKLDDDPLGQANLSTIADADDAYVAGTQRAGTASTSAFVLDLRSQTVVRVPRIGFGGLQASATAIDQGVVVGRSQLYRGWHAFAYDVDGAREVLDLGTLGGEDSTAVDVSGDIVVGQADGPDLAGHGYVVDLAAPGRPMRDLGTFGGAESAATAVSGDVVVGWAEATGGERQAFAVRPSAPTPITPIGTLGGPTSEATDVDGEVVVGTSTRPDGSVGIWWTDLRTVPYVLHDLGTPATGSPAPRVVEGRVVGTRRTAVGDRGFVLDVASGVVVELDPQPGLTRSEAVDLAGATVVGTSSGVPGSTDARATAWTLTTVGDASFRLARRTTKASEGMMARIRVVRSGDVRQPVEVRYRVEGTGRGATRGKDFRGGRGAVRFAAGQTEGWITIRIRDDKLSEKKEKARVTLVEPSPGTSLVGRSKAWLVIRASDRRPGRGR